The proteins below are encoded in one region of Apium graveolens cultivar Ventura chromosome 4, ASM990537v1, whole genome shotgun sequence:
- the LOC141721145 gene encoding uncharacterized protein LOC141721145, with protein MAQKQLLNFLIYRSICICRLINTNQISKSTTYLSKTNPLYIPAALFSSPFLQGSRSYARERRTDYDLFGKGRLGDSDFRKALEKEMEDNRTLWTGSEDESENEKSQNRLQKEMRKMKQQAKENADLIDGDDSDELWSVWSGDDEEKTLWTGDEGDDDDDIPTEAHPNEKSDAYLDKLFEFDEKPKYRTISELLKEEEEPEELSPGKQARKIAVENALKKLKKGPDGRYTNVWEVMSDLDILVGAFENIVSGPEYEELRKGGPKRLNMEFFKDIQARMRDPNYKFSPELKLKPKSKLVRRKKWQKAQSRRRKAQKR; from the exons ATGGCGCAAAAGCAACTGCTTAATTTCCTTATATATCGTAGTATTTGCATTTGCAGACTCATAAATACAAATCAAATCTCGAAATCTACCACTTATTTATCAAAAACAAATCCATTATATATACCAGCTGCTCTTTTTTCTTCCCCATTTTTACAAG GATCACGATCATATGCACGTGAACGACGCACAGATTATGATTTATTTGGAAAGGGGAGGCTGGGAGATTCAGACTTTAGGAAAGCATTGGAGAAGGAGATGGAGGACAATAGAACTCTTTGGACCGGAAGTGAGGATGAAAGTGAAAATGAGAAAAGTCAAAATCGTCTTCAAAAGGAGATGAGGAAAATGAAACAGCAAGCAAAGGAGAACGCTGATCTTATTGatggtgatgatagtgatgaATTATGGAGTGTCTGGTCAGGGGATGACGAGGAGAAGACACTATGGACGGGTGATGAAGGGGATGATGACGATGATATTCCCACGGAAGCTCACCCAAATGAGAAAAGTGATGCTTATTTGGATAAACTATTTGAGTTTGATGAAAAACCAAAATATCGAACAATTTCAGAATTGTTAAAAGAAGAGGAAGAGCCAGAAGAATTGTCTCCTGGAAAACAAGCTAGAAAAATTGCGGTTGAAAATGCCTTGAAGAAACTAAAAAAGGGTCCAGACGGGAGATACACCAATGTGTGGGAAGTTATGAGTGATTTGGATATTCTTGTAGGAGCATTTGAAAATATTGTTTCGGGGCCTGAATATGAAGAGCTAAGAAAGGGAGGTCCAAAGAGGTTGAATATGGAGTTTTTTAAGGATATACAAGCCCGTATGAGAGATCCAAATTATAAATTCTCCCCTGAGTTGAAGTTAAAACCAAAGAGTAAGCTAGTCCGCCGAAAGAAATGGCAAAAGGCACAGTCTAGGCGCAGGAAAGCTCAGAAACGTTAA
- the LOC141721146 gene encoding pentatricopeptide repeat-containing protein At3g49240, mitochondrial, which yields MALSKPSILSHLKTLTQFTQTPPPSLISLRLLSFATPEDAAADRRRRKRRLRIEPPLNSLRLSQQPQQTPRPNPNNPDAPKLPEHASVLTGKRLELHNNILKLIRVNDLEEAALLTRHSIYSNCKPSIFTCNSVMAAQLRQSKYSDLLSLHRFITQAGVAGNVVTHNLLINAYLDCRKTDTALENYRLLINEAPFNPSSTTYRILVRGLVDNDKIEKGVELKNEMLEKGFEADKVVYSSLMWGFAKKGNAEGVFELYEELRNKVGDDFVGGGVYGSLMKGYFLKGMESEAMECYKECAGEGSKVKMDAVAYNYVLDALSKNGKFDEALKLFERMLTEHSPPKTLSVNLGSYNVIVDGYCAEGKFSEAIEVFKSMGEKRCAPDTLSYNNLIEQLCKNNMLAEGEELYRGMDEKGVSPDEFTFVLLMDTCFEEDRPDDAAGYFKTMVEAKLRPNLAVYGRCVEGLVKVGKVDEAKSFFDMMVGKLRMDDASYKFIMKSLFDVGKPDEVLAIVGSMLRDDPSDFTAELQEFAKEELGKLGREDEVVKLMEDVEREKAEAIAAAAEAAEKAKASARAAVSSLIPSKLFGNKGLDDSSANTENAETTAENLEVPAEKEENVLDQVGDAGSGNADSTEELKASDVIEAEVISDRAGSI from the coding sequence ATGGCTCTCTCAAAACCCTCAATTCTCTCTCACCTCAAAACCCTAACTCAATTCACCCAAACCCCACCTCCCTCTCTCATCTCTCTCCGCCTCCTCTCCTTCGCCACCCCCGAAGACGCCGCCGCCGATCGCCGTCGCCGTAAACGCCGCCTCCGTATCGAACCTCCTCTAAACTCTCTCCGCCTATCCCAACAACCCCAACAAACTCCTCGCCCCAATCCTAACAACCCCGATGCCCCGAAATTACCCGAACACGCCTCGGTCTTAACCGGTAAGCGTCTCGAATTGCATAACAATATTTTGAAACTTATTCGCGTAAATGATCTCGAAGAAGCTGCATTGTTAACTAGGCATTCTATTTACTCGAATTGTAAGCCGAGTATTTTTACTTGTAATAGTGTTATGGCTGCTCAGTTAAGGCAGAGTAAGTACTCGGATTTGTTGTCGTTGCATCGGTTTATAACGCAGGCTGGGGTTGCGGGAAATGTGGTTACGCATAATCTTTTGATTAATGCTTATTTGGATTGTAGGAAGACGGATACTGCGTTGGAGAATTATAGGCTTTTGATTAATGAGGCTCCGTTTAATCCGTCGAGTACTACATATAGGATTTTGGTGAGGGGGTTGGTTGATAATGATAAGATTGAGAAGGGGGTTGAGTTGAAGAACGAGATGTTGGAGAAGGGGTTTGAGGCCGATAAGGTGGTTTATTCGAGTTTGATGTGGGGGTTTGCGAAGAAGGGAAATGCTGAGGGGGTTTTTGAGCTTTACGAGGAGTTGAGAAATAAGGTTGGGGATGATTTTGTTGGTGGTGGGGTTTATGGGAGTTTGATGAAAGGGTATTTTTTGAAGGGGATGGAGAGTGAGGCGATGGAGTGTTATAAGGAGTGTGCTGGTGAGGGGTCGAAAGTTAAGATGGATGCGGTTGCGTATAATTATGTGTTGGATGCGTTGAGtaagaatgggaagtttgatgagGCGTTGAAGCTGTTTGAGAGGATGTTGACTGAGCATAGTCCGCCGAAGACGTTGAGTGTGAACTTGGGGAGTTATAATGTGATTGTTGATGGGTATTGTGCGGAAGGGAAGTTTAGTGAGGCGATTGAGGTGTTTAAGAGTATGGGGGAGAAGAGGTGTGCTCCGGATACTTTGTCGTATAATAATCTGATTGAGCAGTTGTGTAAGAATAATATGTTGGCCGAGGGGGAGGAGCTCTATAGAGGGATGGATGAGAAGGGGGTTAGTCCGGATGAGTTCACTTTTGTCTTGTTGATGGATACTTGCTTTGAAGAGGATCGTCCAGATGATGCTGCTGGTTATTTTAAGACAATGGTTGAGGCGAAGTTGAGGCCTAATTTGGCAGTTTATGGTAGATGTGTGGAGGGGCTGGTTAAAGTTGGGAAGGTAGACGAGGCTAAATCATTTTTTGATATGATGGTGGGGAAGCTTAGGATGGATGATGCTAGCTATAAGTTCATTATGAAATCGTTGTTTGATGTTGGGAAGCCTGATGAGGTGCTTGCAATTGTGGGCAGTATGCTGAGGGATGATCCTAGTGACTTCACGGCAGAATTGCAGGAGTTTGCCAAGGAAGAATTGGGTAAGTTAGGGAGGGAGGATGAGGTGGTGAAGCTTATGGAGGACGTAGAAAGAGAGAAGGCTGAAGCCATAGCTGCCGCTGCTGAAGCTGCGGAAAAAGCCAAGGCTAGTGCAAGGGCTGCTGTTTCTTCTTTGATACCTTCGAAGTTGTTTGGGAATAAAGGATTGGATGACTCATCAGCGAATACTGAAAATGCTGAGACCACAGCAGAGAATCTAGAGGTGCCAGCggagaaagaagaaaatgttCTTGACCAAGTTGGAGATGCTGGTTCTGGTAATGCCGACTCAACCGAGGAATTGAAAGCTAGTGATGTTATAGAGGCAGAAGTAATTAGCGATCGTGCTGGTTCTATCTAG